The stretch of DNA AGCGCATTGGCTTCGGTCGGCGCGGGATCGAACTTGACGAACTGCTCCGTCTGCAATGCGACGGATGATACCAGTGCCGCCGCGATCATCGCCTTCCGTTTGGTCTTATGTACCAGGAAGGTCGCCGCGAAAACCGTGTTCACCAGCGCGATCTCGAACGAGAGCCCGTAAACCCCCGTCACTGTTGCCAGCCGGCTAAGCGGAATATTGTTCACCTGTGCCGTCCCGAGCAGGTCCCACGGGAATCCGACAACGTACGTCCGAATCAACTCCACCGTGACCCACAGAAACGGCGCCAGGACCAGGGCTCTCCGGCTGAAGCCTGCTCTGGCCTGCCCTGCCCACGCCAATAGCGCACCGAAAATGCCGTGATTCAATCCCAGGTACAACGAGAACAGGATCAGCAGCAGGAAGGATACGAACGGGTTCAGGCCGCCATATAGGTGCATTACATGGAACACCCAGTAGCACGTTCCCAGGTACCAGACCACCCCGCACGTCCAGCCGAGTACGAATCCTTGCTTGGGAGTTGCGGGAATGAGAAAGGAGGGACTCTGCGATTCCAGCAGAACCGTCGCATCGACTTCGCGCGCCCGCAGGATTGCGTAGATCAGCGGGGCCAGTGCCACCCAGCACAAGAATGTGAGATCCGGTGTCGGGAAGACGAGGATCTGCAGGATGCCAGAACTGATGGCCAGCAACCATGCGCTGGGATGGACGCGTCGCATCAGCGCAAGTGTAACAAACGCCTGCAAATCTTTGCGTTACACGAACGGCACCATCGTGTGATTTACCTTCGTGTGATTTACTTTCTCGTCCGCACGCTCTCTAATTGGTCATATGCACGTTGCCGCAATATTCGTTACAGGTTTTCTCGACGTCATCGAAGGACTCTTTGTAGTCGGCCTTATAGGCTCGACCGCGGTTCTGATTCTCTCCTTCATTGAAGACGTGAAGACCATCCTGTCCTGATCCGCATCGTTGACTGCCGACCACTCAGGCTTTAAACTCGCAGACTTGGACCCCTTCCGCTGAGTGGCGGATTTTCAACAGTCTAAATGCCCGATTCTTCCCAGCCATCCTCTCCCGGAAAGCAGAGAGTTCGCATCGTCGTAGCGACGTCGGTGATGCTGACCTTTATCTCCTTCTGGAGAGCAGCGGCCATCGTCCTGAACGACCTCGGCTCCTCCGCTTTTTACGCCGGCCCCATCGCCGAACAGGCGGTCGGGAAGGCGGCCCCCTGGTTCATCATCGGCGTCATGCTCTTCGCGTTTACCGTGCGCGCGGTTTACGTGGAGAGCTGTTCCATGTTCGTTCGCGGGGGCGTATACCGTGTCGTCAAAGAGGCCCTCGGCGGCGGCCTGGCAAAAGTCAGCGTCTCCGCCCTGATGTTCGATTACATCCTCACCGGACCGATCTCGGGTGTCTCCGCCGGCCACTACATCGGCGGTCTAATCAACTCCCTGTTCCACACCGCCCACGTCCACGGCTTCTTCCCGTTCAATTTCCAGATCAACGAGAACGCCTCTGCCCTCGTGTTCGCCATCATCATGACCCTCTACTACTGGTGGCAGAACACCATGGGCATTGAAGAGAGCAGCGAAAAGGCTCTCAACGTGATGAAGATCGTCACCGTGATGGTGGTGGTCGCGCTCGGTTGGTCAGTCGTAACCATCTGGATACGCGGCTCGCAACTTCCGCCGCTGCCGATCCCCTCGAATCTTCATTTCAGCACCGAGGCCCTCGGATTCATCAAGCACACGAACTGGGCACAGACCTTCGGTCTTTTCGGGGTTCTGATAGCCTTTGGTCACTCCGTGCTCGCCATGAGCGGCGAAGAGACGCTCGCGCAGGTGAACCGTGAGCTGGCGCATCCCAAGCTCACGAACCTGAAGAAAGCCGCCATCATCATTGGCATCTACAGCTTCCTCTTCACCGGCTTGATCTCACTGTTCGGCGTCATGATCGTTCCCGACGCTCTTCGGACCACGGTCTACAAGGACAATCTCATCAGCGGTTTGGCGATGAGCTTCGTGGGCCCGCACTCTATCAGGCTCGCATTCCAGGTCTTCGTCGTTCTCGTCGGATTCCTGATGCTCTCGGGAGCCATCAACACCTCGATCATCGGCGCCAATGGAGTCCTGAACCGAATCTCCGAAGACGGTGTACTCACTGACTGGTTCCGCAAGCCGCACAAGAAATACGGGACCAGCTATCGCATCATCAATCTCATCGTCATCCTTCAGATTCTCACGATTGTCGGCAGCCGCGGCGACGTCTACACCCTGGGCGAAGCGTACGCCTTTGGCGTCATCTGGAGCTTCACCTTCAACAGCTTCTCCATGCTGGTGTTGCGCTTCAAGTTCAAAGGTATACGCGGCTGGAAGATGCCGCCGAACATCACCATCGCCGGCGTGGAGCTACCGATTGGTCTCGGTTCGGTTTTCCTCGTGCTCTTCTGCACAGCGGTCACGAACCTGATGACGAAGTCGATCGCGACGGTGGCCGGCCTGACCTTCACCGTGATGTTTCTCATCATCTTCACCGTCTCCGAGCGTATCAACATGCGGAAATTCGCTAACGCTCAAGCATCGATGAAGGAACATTTCCAGTTGCTCCACCGTGACACGGTCGACAACCAGACAGTCGGCATAAAGCCAGGCAACGTGCTCGTTGCGGTTCGCGACTACAACACTTTGAATCATCTCAAGTGGGTGCTTTCGCACACCGCCCTTGACATCGACATCGTCGTCATGGCCGCGCGCCTCACCGGCCCAGGCAGTGCCGAGTACGACCTCTCGATGGACCAGATATTCTCCGATTACGAGCAAACACTATTTACTCGTGCTGTTGGCGTGGCCGAAGGATTTGGCCGCCACGTCGATCTGCTCGTCGTTCCAGCGCGTGATGTCTGGTCCGCCATCGTTCAGACCGCCAGCGCTCTCGGTTCGTCCGCCATCGTCGCCGGCCTTTCCAGCAAGATGACCGCCCAGGAACAGGCCTTCTACCTCGGTCGCGCCTGGGAGGCCATGCCCGAGCCCAAGAAGGAAATGTTGTTCCAGGTTGTTCGTCCGGATATGGAGGTCGATACCTATCGCATCGGACCGCACACGCCGAGCATGAGGACCGAAGACGTTCACCTCGTACATCGACTTTGGCTGGATATCACGCGGGAGAAGGGACTCGAGAAGATCCACCACTCCGACCTGGTGTCCATGGCCCTGACGCGGTTCGCCCGCGAATTTACCGGCGACGGCCGCCAGGAAATTATCCGCGACCTGAAAAAAACTGAACAGCGCCGTGGCGCTGCCGCAGCACTGCCCGAAAAGGCATCCGGCAGCGAAGATGAAGGCCCACCCGTCCTGAGACCCTGAAGGCAAATCGGGGAACCGGGTCAGTAAAGCCGGCCACCTGATTTCCCGATTACCTGATCGCCCGATATCGATTGAACTGCAAATCCCCAACTTTCCTGCAGCTCAGCCAATGCCAGCGCACAACATCTTCCTTGGTGAATCCCGTTCCGGCAAAGATCGTCGGTCGAATTGCCGGTTGCTTCCATGGCACGAATTCCTGCTCCTGCGGAATCTCCTGCCCGGTATCGATCGGCGCAATCGTCAGGAATTTTTCGTCAATCAGTCCGGCGCGAATCATGTGCCCGTAAAGCACCGGCCCGCCCTCGCACAGCAGATACTTGATGCCCATTTCCTGCCGAAGCGTGCGCATCGCGACCTTCAGGTCGACCTCGCTCCCGTCTCCGGCGACGACGATCTTCACATGCGGATGCGTCGCCTGCTGCGGCCGTAACCGTTCCGCTCCAGAAACAGTTGTGATAATGGCACTATCTACGCGGTCGCCATCGAATACCGCAAAATCCGCCACTTGAAAATTGCCGGTCGCGCTCACAAAAATGTTGCGTTCAACTCCTCGCCGCAATTTCGCGCGCAACTGCTGCAATGTTGGCTCGACGATCCGAAACACCGGCCCGCGAGGTCGCGGCCGCTCCAGCCGCTTCTCAACCATCAGCGTGCCCATACCGAGCAGCACCGCGTCCGCATGAGCCCGCAGCAAATCCATCAACCACCGGTCTTCTTCGCTCTGCGCAATATCTGATCCCGACGCATTCACTCCCAGCAGCGAAACGATGCCATCCAGCGTCTGCACAAAATTGGCATAAACCCACGGCCGTTCCGCCAGCGGCGCTGGAAATCCCAGCTTCCCATAAGGCGAATACACCGGATCCAGCAGATCCGACCGCTCACCATGATCGAAGAGGATTTGAAAATCGTGCATCGAGAATTACTCGTCGGTGCTCCGTCCAAGCTCTGCTTGGGCGATGTAGTTTGGAGCACGGCATGTCCTGAGAACTGCGTCAATGCCGTCGCAATCGCCGCTTCCTGAAATCATGTTTTCGATGGCTCAATGGCACGATCGGCCGATGCCACGATTCGTTGCCTCACAAAATCCACCAGTTCCCCGCTGACGTACTTCGGCGGCTCCACCTGAAACACCGGCCGTCCCGCCACCGGCTTTAACGAAACTCCCTGCCACGCCACTCCATCGGCCGCATGCAGCAGCACCGCATCCGCCCGATCGAGATACTCACGCGCCGATTCCTTGAAATCTTTGGTGGCGGGATCAAGCACAACCATATATACATCCGGCCGCACAAAGCGCAGCACGCTATTCGACTCGAGGATTACATTGCGCGCCTTCGCCATCTCTTGCCGGAGACGCGGAATTGCCTCGGCCAAAAATCCCTGCTGCGTCCGCACCCACAAAACTCGCGACGCACCCGCCACGAGAAACCTCGACGTATCTGTCTCTCCCGACCGGTCGCGCTCTTCGGTGATTGCAGAAGCGTGATCCGCGGTCACGCAATCGCACGGCTCGCCATTCGCTGAGCAGATCCCATGGCCATACTGCGTGATCTTGACGGCAAGCCACTCGCACTCGCGCAGCGCGGAAATCAGACCCGCCACCACGCTCGTCTTCCCCACATTCCGCGAATGCCCGCCAACAACAATCAGAGCCATTGAAGCTGTGACAATCCCAAGTCTCTATGGTTTAGCGTCCCGCTTTACCAATCTCGCGAGCACCGCCAGCTCTTTCAGGTACTCGCGAATCGGCCGCGCTGGCGTTCCCCAAAAGACTACACCTTTTCCACGAATGACCTTGTTGCTGGGAATTCCTGCCTGCGCGCCAAGAATGGCTCCCTCCTCGACTGTCACGTGATCGGCAATTCCCACCTGTCCACCGATCAGAACGTTCTTCTCGATGACCGAGCTTCCGGAAATCCCCGTTTGCGCAGCCGATACCACGTTCTCGCCCAGCCGCACGTTGTGGCCAATGTGGACGAGATTGTCGAGTTTCACGCCGTCTGAAAGGATCGTAGCATCCAGCGCGCCTCGATCCACGGTCGCGTTTGCGCCTATCTCGACATCGTTCCCGACTTCCAGTCGCCCAATCTGAGGAAACTTGTGATAGCGCCCCTGTTCATCCGGCACGAATCCGAAACCATCGCTGCCCAGCACCGCGCCCGCATGAACCGTCACCCGGTCACCAATCTTCGTGTGCGGATAAACCGTCACCCTCGCTACCAGTTCGCAGTCCTCCCCGATTTCAATATCACCAAGCAGCACGCATCCCGGCCCGATCACCGCGTTGCGACCAATCGCCACACGCGGCCCAATGAAAGCCTGTGCCCCAATGCTCACTCCTTCGCCAAGTCTCGCTGAAGAATCCAGGACGGCTGATTTGTGAACACCCGTGCACGCTTTCCCTTCCCCTGCGAGCAACGCCCCAGCCTTCGCAAACCCCAGTCGTGGATTCCGAACCACGATCAACGTCCTCCTTTGCAGAGCCTCGACACTCGCTTCGGCAGTAATCAGTGCCCCTGCCGCACTCCTCCGCCCATCGTCGGCGAACTTGGCATCCTCCACGAACGACAGATCCGTCGCCTGCGCGGCCGCAAGGCTCGCAACACGCCTGACTTCTTGCCCACCATCCCCGATGACTCTGCCGCCAATCTCCGCAGCAATCTGCGAGACTTTCATCTTCGTGCCCCTTAGTGTCCTTCGTGGTTTGTCTTCCGATCTTCCAATCAGTAAATCGGCCCTTCTCCCGGCGGTCGCGCCTTCCATCGCCGATGCACCCACAGCCACTGGTCCGGGTATCGCCGCACGAATTCTTCAATCTTCTTCGTGAACGCCGCCGTATTCGTAATCGCGTCGGCCTCGTCATCTCCTGTGTTTGCCAACGGAATTGGCGGCTCGAAATGAATACGGTACTTTCGCAGCTCTTTGTCCCAGATGGAGAATGCCGGGACCACTGCCGCACCGGTTCGCAGCGCCACTCGCGCCACACCGCTCGCGGTACATGCAAGGTGGCCGAAGAAATCCACGAATACTCCCTGCGGCGGCGTCATATTCGTGTCCATCAATATCCCGACCGTCTCGCCCCGCCTCATCGCCCCAAGCAGCCCGCGCGCGAAGTCGTCCTTCGACATCATGCGGTTTCCATGCAGCGAACGATAGCCGGTCACCAGACGGTCCAGGTAAGGATTGTCCAACTCTCGCATCATCACGTTAAGCGGATTGCCGTAAACCGAATGCGCGAAGGCGCCGACCTCCCAACCACCGAGGTGCGCCGTCATAAACAGGACGCCCTTGCCGCGCTCCCGGGCACGCTCAAAATTCTCGAACCCCTCGTAAACCGCAATCCGCTTGACGTTCTCTTTCGTGTACTCGGGGAATTTGGTAAATTCGGCCAGCAGCCGGCCCAGTGAGGTATACACGCAGCGCAGAATCCGCTTGCGCTCCGGTAGAGGCTTTTCCGGAAACGCCAGTTCGAGGTTGCGCATGCCAACGTGCCACAGCCGCCGGTGCAGCAGCCGAATTGTGTGCGCCAGGGCAATCCCCAGCCCGCGCGCAACCGGGCGCGGCAGGATCGCGAATATCCGGACGATCACCCAGACCGGAGCATATTCCAGACGATGGCGCATTCTGAGTTCGACGCTATCGTATCAGGCGCCTGCACCAAGAGCACACGCTCAAAGCCCTTCGGGGAGGGCAGCCTTCCACGCGTGCCGCAAAAAGCGATCCTGAACCTCAGCTGTTGTCCAGTCGGACAAAACAATGGGGGCTGCTCTTCAGCGGCCCCCATTGTCTTGCAGTGTCTTGTAGTCACTAATTGCTAATGGCGAACAAAATTCTACTGCTTCTTCTCCGAACTGGCCGGCTCTGCCGTCTTCGCAGGTGTCGCCGTTACCGCCGCCGGAGCGTACTTCCGCAGCGCATCTATCCACGGTGATGCCGCCGACGGGATCGGTGTGAACTCGCCCGTCAGTAGTGTCTTGAATGGAACCATGCGGCCGTAAAACGCTCGCGTATCGTCCTGGTCCTGCTTGATCACCGCGCCATTAAGCGTGATTCCCGCGAACACGCCGCGCGACCGGGAATACGTCAGGACCTCCGCGCGCATCTTCCAGTCCGTGGCGCCTTCCGCATGGCGTCCGACTGGCCCTGCCGCGACCGACGCATCTGCTCCGAGTTTGAACTTGCTTGAAAGCAGGTCCTGCATGCCCCGGTCATTCATGATGACCATGATGTAATCCACAGCCTGTCCGCCGATCTGTAAGCCGAAGCTTCCGCCTTCGACACGGAAAAACGCTGGCGTGCTCCACCCGTTCGCGGTCTTGCAGCTGGCAACGCCCTTCCCATACGCGCCGCCGACGATGAATCCACCCTTCAGCAGCGACGGCACCACCGCCAGGCACTTCGCATCGCCCAAAATCTCTTCCGGGATGCCCTTATCTGGCGCCGACATTACGTCGTCCAGAACCTGTGCTGCGCTCTGCAACCGGTCCTTGTCCTTCTCACGGTCGTCCGCCAACAACGGAATCGCCAGCAGCATCAATAGGAACACAACGAGCAGTTTTCTCATGAAGCCTCTTTCGCAAAGAGTTTAGTCGCCCTGGTTTCACGACTGATAATACTCGTTCGGATGGAGTCAAAGATGCCCAAGGTTTGCTGCTGTTGAAAACTCAGCGTTTACTGGGTAGGTTCAAGCACGATTGGGGTGGTTTTCCCGGAAAAGTGAAAGGGTTGGAATCGGTGACCCTCGTTACCAATCCCAACCCCGTCTCCCAGGTTCTGTGGTAGGTGAAGAGAGTATCCACCGAACCAGTAATCCTCACAAGTCACGGCCGGACATTGTACTTTCGCGCCCAGCGCCTCGTCTTAACGTCACCTATTTCGAGATGACCAGCGAATGCGTAATGGCGTGGACCGAAAGCGCTATCCTGTTCTGCACACCTACCTTACGCATCAATTTTGCAACGTGAGCTTTCACTGTACGCTCTTCAATTCCGAGCGATGACCCTATTTCCTTATTTGACCGCCCTGCAACCAGCAGTTCCAGAACCTCTTTTTCGCGGTCGGTGAAAGTTACCCTGCCAGCCGGAAAAATCCGTCCCGGAGACGCCGTAACGCGCTCAATAAACGTTGACAGCACCCTTCGTGGTGCCCAAACCGAACCCTGGTTCACGATACGGATCGCAGTGGTAAACTCCTGCGGCGAAGCCGCTTCGTCCACGTAACCCTTGGCTCCGGCTGCCAGCGCCTTCAAAATCGTCTCATCATCGGCGCCCGCTCCGGTTACCAGGATTCGCAGGTCGGGACGGCTGGCCTTCAGGCTGGCCATCACGTCGAACAGGTTCTGTCCCCCGCGGCTGCCCAGCAGGATCAGGTCGACGTCACTGCGGGTGGCAATCTCTTGAATGCTGGCAGAGGCCAGTTCGAAATCGGGTTCATCGTCAAAAAGTGCTCGGAATCCGATGAACCGAAGGGGATCGCTCTCAACAACGGCGACGCGGATTTTGGGTTTCTTGGCGACAGCTGCTTGTTTCATAACTGGTCATCCTGTGGAACGCTGGTAGCATATGCTGAATTGTCCGGATTGCAAAAGGTACGATGGCTCAAGGGACACTGGCCATTCGGACTATGTACCTTCGGGTACGCGAACGTACAGCATCTAACTTGCGGGAGAGAGTACCACGATGAAGAAACAAATGCGCGCTTTTTCAGTAACTCTTTTGATAACAGTCCTCGCCACCCTCGCCGCCGCGCAGATCGGCGCCCCACCTGCTCCCGGCACTCCGTACACGCCCAAGTTCAAGGGCGATCCCGCACGTTCCGAAAAAGAGGCCCAGGCCCTGGGGTACATGCGCGTGGTGGTCAATGCCGAAAAGAACTATAGCCATAAGCACGGTGGCCAGTACGCCAGTACGTTACGTGAACTCGTCGGCCAAGGCTCTTTCACCAAGCGGCTCCTGAGTCCGCAGCGCAACGACTACACCGTCAAATTCAGAGGCACCCCCAAAACCTATTCCCTTTGGATGACCCCAACCACCATCTCACCCACGGAACGAGCATTCTTCGTGGATGACAGCGGAATAATCAAGGCCGAAGAGGACAAGGAGGCCACCCGCGACTCACCGAAAGTCCAGCCCTAAAATAACGAAATGACGAATGTCGAACGACGAAATGGAGGGTGCTTGAAAGAACCTCCATTCGTTCTTACATTCGTCATTTCGTTCTTCGCTTCTCCCGGTCGTCGGTTTTTCGATTGATTTTTATTCTTCTCCCGCCATCCGTCTCGGTTCGGGTATGGGCCGCTGGTTGTGGAATCCATCCGCGTATCCCAGCCGATACCCCACCGAATATGCGCTGCAATAAAACTGCGCCGGAGGCTTCTGGAACCGCAACGCCAGTTGGCAGTCTGAGCGATCCGGCCGGTAATCGGCCTTCCTGGAACGGCCATCATGCAGCCCAGAGCGCACGCCATCGAGATACCCACGAACAATTGCCTGATCAAGAATCGGCGCGGATTCCCGATTCACCGGCGGCAGGTCCTGCGCTAACTCCCGCAAGTTATCGACGGCGCGGAATCTCAATCCCTTAATCGCATCTCCGTAACCAACGCGGAAGCCGTATTGGTATCCCTTGATGAACGCATCGCGGTCGCCGAAACTCTTCTTGAACGCGCGCTTCGCTCCGCCGTAGTCCTTCATTTTCGCCGGGTCTTGCACCTCGTGTGCCAGTTGCAGGTCCAGATCGCCATCGTGATATCCCCACTCGTACCCGTGCAGGTATCCGCGCGCGAACGAAGATGAGCCATAGAGTTCCTGGTTGGGATCGCTGATGAGCTGCCGGTCCTGCGCCAGCGCCAGCGCCGACAGGAGCGCCCAAAGAAAAAGTATCGTCAATGGAGTCGAACGGGGCACAAACACTCCGGAAAATCTGATGTACGCCGCCGCTCAGCAGATGTCACCCGCTCTGCACGTTCCATTACCGGGCTAAGGTTTATTACCGGGACACCTAGGAAATCTTCTCCATTTCATCCCAGCGCACGCCGGTGCAAACTGCCTCCACCTTGATCCAATAAGACATGTTTCTCTCCCCTTCTGGCAGAATTTCCTGGGGGGAAGCGGTGCCGGGGAGGGAGCGGATATCGTCAGGAGAGAACCTCCCCAACGGTGTTAACCGCCGGGGAGGAACTCCTAAACGGGTCGAGGCGAAAATAAGCATGCGCCGCTACAAGACATTCCGCCCTGGCCGGTTCGTCCTCGCGATTCTGTCGCTCTGCCTTACTTCCCTTGCCCCGAATCTCCTGGCCCAGCAAACCATCAAGGCCGCTGCTTCGGACGATCTCGACCAGTTGCTCGTTTCCAAGGATTCCGGCCTGCTGACCGACTTTCGCTTCGTCGGCCCATTCGGCAAAACCTCCAATTTCGACCGAACCTGGGCGCCCGAGCGCGATCAACTCAAGAAGTCGCGCTACGGCAGCGACCGCGTGTCGAACCTGCAATTCGTTACGGGAAAATTCGAGCTTCCCGCAGCTCGCAAAGGAAACGGAATTTACTACGCGTCTTCTGAAATCTGGCTACCCACCGCTGGCGATTGGCGCCTCTATGCTGAAACCGCCGGCGGAATGGTCGTCTTCATCGATGGCAAGCCCGCCATCCGTCGAACCGGGCAGCGCGACCTCCGGACCACTTCGGAAGTCTTTCACCTCGACCGCGGAACCCATCACATCCTGGTGAAGTTCGACGCCGCCGCTGCGCCGTTCCACCTCGCCGTAATGCCGGAAACCGGCGCTCTTCCCGGCCGCAGCAACAAGCCCAACATCTATCGCTCGCCCGACACCCAGTACACCTCCGCAGCCCTTCACTGGCCCAAATAGCTCAACGATTCCGATTGTCGCTAAGCGGCGAAACTGCCCTCCTGATCCGCGTTAATCCCCAAAACTCCGCATTCAGTTTTGCCGTTTCTTAGGCTCCGTACTCTTCCTGTAAACTATGCCACGCTTCCGAGCTGCGCTTCTCCGCAGCCTCGGCAAACCGCTCGCTGATCTTCGAGATGACGCCCAGAATCTGTGTCGCCCGATTCATGTACTCCGGCGCGTTCTCCCAGATCGCCTCGAACTTCTCCGGATACTCCGACGCCAGCAGCGCCAACCCTGCCGCCGCAAACACCGCGCCCGCCGGACGCCGCCTCGTCATCACCAGCACCGCTCCCGCCCCAAGCGTTCCCACCACCAACGCCTTCTTCCAACCCTCCATCACATCCTCCAAGATACTGCGGGTGCCCCATTCAAACCTTCTTTTGGCTCAGGTGGGGATGTTGACCTTTTCCGGCCATCAACCCCGGCTTCTGCTTAGAAGTAGCAACGCCCTGCTCCGTTGCTCAACTCCATAAGCCTACCACCCCGCTTGCCGTTCATATAATGATGCCCTTCCGCATCAATAGGCGAAAATCCGCGGTTCCGGTTTTGCCGTTGCTATAATGTTAGCGAGCGCGCCCGTAGCTCAGCTGGATAGAGCGAATGCCTCCGGAGCATTAGGTCGGGAGTTCGAATCTCTCCGGGCGCGCCAGTCCCCCCCTTTACGAACCCTTCTAATCTGAATGACAACCCGAGTTCAAACTCCTTTTCCGGTTGGTATTCTGATCGGGGTAGCTGGATAGATTATGGGAAGCCCCTGATATTTCGCTCATTCGCGAAGTTCAGACGGTGCTACAATTCGCGTGGCTGCTTCGCATCGAAGCGGTTTCCCCTCTACGCCGTTTCAGGCGAAGCTTCTCGGACGAATCCTCGATCAAAAAATGGAACCTCGCCGCAACGTTCAGGCGTTCGGCATCCTTTCGGCTCTCTCGAAAGGAAGGAGATACGCGATGAAAATTAACCGATTATTTGCCGTCATACTGATTCTCTTGGTTGCGATTCCCTTGACAGCGCAGGTCGCAAATGGCAAGACGTGTTCGCCCGCCACCGTGAAAGGCAATTTCGGGAGCCACGCGGAGGGCACTTTGTTCGTTGCATTCCCTGATGCTCCCACTCCACCATACCCGGTGGCCGCTGTAGGACTGCACAGCTTCGATGGTGAGGGCAACTGGACCATTAAATACTCCATCAGCCTTGGCGGTTCGGTCGTTCCGTGGGGAGCCACAATTACGGGCACGTATGACGTAACTCCCGACTGCAAGATCACCGTGAGCGGAGTTTCGATGCCCGCCCAGTTTATGGGGACCATCATGGGTGAAGGCATGACCCAGACGATTTACATTACCTATACTGATGCTGCTCGGGTGCAATCCGGAGTGCTCAAAAGAACTCCGGTTTCCGGATGTTCAAACAGGACCATC from Terriglobia bacterium encodes:
- a CDS encoding APC family permease, giving the protein MPDSSQPSSPGKQRVRIVVATSVMLTFISFWRAAAIVLNDLGSSAFYAGPIAEQAVGKAAPWFIIGVMLFAFTVRAVYVESCSMFVRGGVYRVVKEALGGGLAKVSVSALMFDYILTGPISGVSAGHYIGGLINSLFHTAHVHGFFPFNFQINENASALVFAIIMTLYYWWQNTMGIEESSEKALNVMKIVTVMVVVALGWSVVTIWIRGSQLPPLPIPSNLHFSTEALGFIKHTNWAQTFGLFGVLIAFGHSVLAMSGEETLAQVNRELAHPKLTNLKKAAIIIGIYSFLFTGLISLFGVMIVPDALRTTVYKDNLISGLAMSFVGPHSIRLAFQVFVVLVGFLMLSGAINTSIIGANGVLNRISEDGVLTDWFRKPHKKYGTSYRIINLIVILQILTIVGSRGDVYTLGEAYAFGVIWSFTFNSFSMLVLRFKFKGIRGWKMPPNITIAGVELPIGLGSVFLVLFCTAVTNLMTKSIATVAGLTFTVMFLIIFTVSERINMRKFANAQASMKEHFQLLHRDTVDNQTVGIKPGNVLVAVRDYNTLNHLKWVLSHTALDIDIVVMAARLTGPGSAEYDLSMDQIFSDYEQTLFTRAVGVAEGFGRHVDLLVVPARDVWSAIVQTASALGSSAIVAGLSSKMTAQEQAFYLGRAWEAMPEPKKEMLFQVVRPDMEVDTYRIGPHTPSMRTEDVHLVHRLWLDITREKGLEKIHHSDLVSMALTRFAREFTGDGRQEIIRDLKKTEQRRGAAAALPEKASGSEDEGPPVLRP
- a CDS encoding dihydrofolate reductase family protein, with the translated sequence MHDFQILFDHGERSDLLDPVYSPYGKLGFPAPLAERPWVYANFVQTLDGIVSLLGVNASGSDIAQSEEDRWLMDLLRAHADAVLLGMGTLMVEKRLERPRPRGPVFRIVEPTLQQLRAKLRRGVERNIFVSATGNFQVADFAVFDGDRVDSAIITTVSGAERLRPQQATHPHVKIVVAGDGSEVDLKVAMRTLRQEMGIKYLLCEGGPVLYGHMIRAGLIDEKFLTIAPIDTGQEIPQEQEFVPWKQPAIRPTIFAGTGFTKEDVVRWHWLSCRKVGDLQFNRYRAIR
- the lpxD gene encoding UDP-3-O-(3-hydroxymyristoyl)glucosamine N-acyltransferase yields the protein MKVSQIAAEIGGRVIGDGGQEVRRVASLAAAQATDLSFVEDAKFADDGRRSAAGALITAEASVEALQRRTLIVVRNPRLGFAKAGALLAGEGKACTGVHKSAVLDSSARLGEGVSIGAQAFIGPRVAIGRNAVIGPGCVLLGDIEIGEDCELVARVTVYPHTKIGDRVTVHAGAVLGSDGFGFVPDEQGRYHKFPQIGRLEVGNDVEIGANATVDRGALDATILSDGVKLDNLVHIGHNVRLGENVVSAAQTGISGSSVIEKNVLIGGQVGIADHVTVEEGAILGAQAGIPSNKVIRGKGVVFWGTPARPIREYLKELAVLARLVKRDAKP
- a CDS encoding lysophospholipid acyltransferase family protein, whose protein sequence is MRHRLEYAPVWVIVRIFAILPRPVARGLGIALAHTIRLLHRRLWHVGMRNLELAFPEKPLPERKRILRCVYTSLGRLLAEFTKFPEYTKENVKRIAVYEGFENFERARERGKGVLFMTAHLGGWEVGAFAHSVYGNPLNVMMRELDNPYLDRLVTGYRSLHGNRMMSKDDFARGLLGAMRRGETVGILMDTNMTPPQGVFVDFFGHLACTASGVARVALRTGAAVVPAFSIWDKELRKYRIHFEPPIPLANTGDDEADAITNTAAFTKKIEEFVRRYPDQWLWVHRRWKARPPGEGPIY
- a CDS encoding lipid-binding SYLF domain-containing protein codes for the protein MRKLLVVFLLMLLAIPLLADDREKDKDRLQSAAQVLDDVMSAPDKGIPEEILGDAKCLAVVPSLLKGGFIVGGAYGKGVASCKTANGWSTPAFFRVEGGSFGLQIGGQAVDYIMVIMNDRGMQDLLSSKFKLGADASVAAGPVGRHAEGATDWKMRAEVLTYSRSRGVFAGITLNGAVIKQDQDDTRAFYGRMVPFKTLLTGEFTPIPSAASPWIDALRKYAPAAVTATPAKTAEPASSEKKQ
- a CDS encoding response regulator transcription factor, with protein sequence MKQAAVAKKPKIRVAVVESDPLRFIGFRALFDDEPDFELASASIQEIATRSDVDLILLGSRGGQNLFDVMASLKASRPDLRILVTGAGADDETILKALAAGAKGYVDEAASPQEFTTAIRIVNQGSVWAPRRVLSTFIERVTASPGRIFPAGRVTFTDREKEVLELLVAGRSNKEIGSSLGIEERTVKAHVAKLMRKVGVQNRIALSVHAITHSLVISK